The Desulfosoma caldarium genome has a window encoding:
- a CDS encoding NADH-quinone oxidoreductase subunit B: MESQRTEPVIQFALLDDLLNLARANSLWPMTFGLACCAIEMMATGAARFDLDRFGAGVFRPSPRQSDVMIVAGTISKKMAPAIQMLWDQMPNPKWCIAMGNCAISGGPFAYEGQYAIVPGADLIVPVDIHIPGCPPRPEGLIQGILALEDKITKGEQRNVLRRFRRLEKVS, from the coding sequence GTGGAAAGTCAAAGAACAGAGCCGGTAATCCAGTTCGCCCTGCTGGACGACCTTCTCAATCTGGCCCGGGCCAATTCCCTCTGGCCCATGACCTTTGGGCTGGCGTGTTGCGCCATTGAGATGATGGCGACGGGGGCGGCACGGTTCGATTTGGATCGGTTCGGCGCGGGGGTGTTTCGGCCGTCGCCGCGCCAGTCGGACGTGATGATCGTCGCCGGGACCATTTCCAAGAAGATGGCTCCGGCCATTCAGATGTTGTGGGACCAGATGCCCAACCCCAAATGGTGCATTGCTATGGGCAACTGCGCCATTTCCGGCGGCCCCTTTGCCTATGAGGGCCAATATGCCATTGTTCCCGGAGCGGACCTCATCGTGCCTGTGGACATTCACATTCCGGGATGCCCTCCCAGACCGGAAGGCCTCATTCAGGGCATCCTGGCTTTGGAAGACAAGATCACCAAAGGGGAACAGCGCAACGTGTTGCGTCGTTTTCGACGATTGGAAAAGGTGAGTTGA
- a CDS encoding NADH-quinone oxidoreductase subunit C: MAAKDEAVRRLREQLGEGALREDVEFRSGVSWTISCTPESLLSVMKIFNACGFYLESLTGLDFQDTLELVYHMNTYEPRARMAVRVLCPHDGEVPSVTGIFDSALWQEREAWEFFGVSFRGHPDLRRLLLPEDADYYPLRKDFGTVHAYRKREEVYG, translated from the coding sequence ATGGCGGCAAAAGACGAAGCGGTGCGGCGCCTTCGGGAACAGCTTGGAGAGGGGGCTCTTCGGGAGGATGTGGAGTTTCGATCCGGGGTTTCCTGGACCATCTCCTGTACTCCGGAATCCTTGTTATCGGTCATGAAGATTTTCAATGCGTGCGGTTTTTACCTGGAGTCTTTGACGGGCTTGGATTTTCAAGACACGCTGGAACTGGTCTATCATATGAACACCTACGAACCGCGGGCGCGCATGGCGGTGCGGGTTTTGTGCCCGCATGACGGCGAAGTCCCCTCGGTGACAGGCATCTTCGACTCGGCCCTTTGGCAAGAACGCGAAGCCTGGGAATTTTTCGGGGTTAGCTTCCGTGGACATCCCGATCTCAGGCGGCTTCTGCTTCCGGAAGACGCGGACTATTATCCGCTTCGCAAGGATTTCGGTACGGTTCACGCTTACCGCAAACGGGAAGAGGTTTATGGCTGA
- a CDS encoding NADH-quinone oxidoreductase subunit D, protein MAEHFPQPVQQQLYSLNLGPQHPSTHGVLRVLLTLDGEYILKADPIIGYGHRGHEKMGENRTYLQFMPNSSRMDYLSGLLYNHGFCLAVEKLAGIDPPERAKYIRVICAELNRISSHLLWFGTFLMDLGAFTPFLYCFDDRENILDILDRVSGSRLTYSYCRFGGVARDVDEVFIDQTRAFIKRLRSRWPDYHNLVTKNIIFIHRVRDVGIIDKDLARRFGVTGPNLRAAGVPFDMRKVEPYEVYDRFDFEIPTGTKGDALDRYRVRLEEMEQSCRIIEQALDQLPGGAYRQERVRLKLTPPRGDVYFAFESARGQTAYYLVSDGSPYPYRVHVRVPSFGNLHCLTEVLRETLVADTIAILGSIDIVVPEIDR, encoded by the coding sequence ATGGCTGAACACTTTCCTCAACCGGTCCAGCAGCAGCTCTACAGTCTCAACCTGGGGCCTCAGCATCCGAGCACGCACGGTGTCTTGCGCGTGCTTCTCACCCTGGATGGCGAATACATTTTGAAAGCGGATCCCATCATCGGCTACGGGCATCGCGGCCATGAGAAGATGGGAGAAAACCGCACGTACCTGCAGTTCATGCCCAATTCCAGCCGCATGGACTATCTCTCAGGGCTGCTCTACAACCACGGGTTTTGCCTGGCCGTGGAAAAGCTTGCCGGGATCGATCCGCCGGAGCGGGCCAAGTACATTCGAGTGATCTGCGCGGAACTCAACCGCATTTCCAGCCATCTTTTGTGGTTCGGCACCTTTCTCATGGACCTGGGGGCTTTCACCCCGTTCCTGTACTGCTTCGACGATCGTGAAAACATCTTGGACATTCTGGACCGGGTCAGCGGGTCTCGGCTGACGTACAGCTACTGCCGGTTTGGCGGCGTGGCTCGCGATGTGGATGAGGTGTTCATCGACCAGACTCGAGCCTTCATCAAAAGGCTGCGAAGCCGGTGGCCGGATTACCACAATCTGGTGACCAAGAACATCATCTTCATTCACCGGGTGCGTGATGTGGGCATCATCGACAAGGACCTGGCGCGCCGTTTCGGCGTCACCGGGCCGAACCTTCGTGCCGCCGGTGTGCCATTTGACATGCGCAAGGTGGAACCCTACGAGGTCTACGACAGGTTCGATTTCGAGATTCCCACGGGGACCAAGGGGGACGCTCTGGACCGGTATCGCGTGCGCCTGGAAGAGATGGAGCAGAGCTGCCGCATCATCGAGCAGGCTTTGGATCAGCTTCCCGGTGGAGCGTACCGCCAGGAACGCGTGCGGCTGAAGCTCACGCCGCCTCGAGGCGATGTGTACTTTGCCTTTGAGAGCGCCCGAGGGCAGACGGCTTACTATCTCGTGAGTGATGGCAGCCCTTATCCGTATCGAGTCCATGTGCGGGTGCCTAGCTTCGGCAACCTCCATTGCTTGACCGAGGTTTTGAGGGAAACCCTGGTGGCTGACACCATCGCCATCCTGGGCAGCATCGATATTGTGGTTCCGGAAATCGATCGCTGA
- the nuoH gene encoding NADH-quinone oxidoreductase subunit NuoH, with protein sequence MEATATSGAFWLRLIVGLVIVLAFSQLNALFLVWLERKVAGHIQVRLGPMEVGPHGLLQTIVDGIKLVGKELITPSRADRKLYALAPVLVFMPVLVAFLVLPFGPNLIIRDMNVGLLLIFAFSTFSVLAILVGGWASNNKYALLGAIRSVAQAVAYEIPLLLSVMSVVLMVNSFRFSELVMAQQRIWFVFLQPVAAIIYFICATAETNRAPFDIPEAESELVAGFHTEYSGMRFGLFFLAEYTNMFIVCAVATSLFLGGWHGPFGFSFKIPGVVWFLAKTYVLLFVLMWFRWTFPRVRFDQLMNFSWKVLIPLSMLNLVITALVLKIV encoded by the coding sequence ATGGAAGCCACCGCAACTTCGGGTGCCTTTTGGCTGAGGCTCATTGTGGGCCTGGTCATCGTCCTTGCTTTCAGCCAGCTCAATGCCCTCTTTCTCGTTTGGCTGGAGCGTAAAGTGGCCGGTCACATTCAGGTCCGGCTGGGTCCCATGGAAGTGGGGCCGCACGGTTTGCTGCAGACCATTGTGGACGGCATCAAACTGGTGGGTAAGGAACTTATCACGCCGTCGCGAGCCGACCGCAAGCTGTATGCGCTCGCCCCCGTCCTGGTCTTCATGCCGGTTCTGGTGGCCTTTTTGGTCCTGCCCTTTGGGCCAAACCTCATCATTCGAGACATGAATGTGGGGTTGCTGTTGATCTTTGCCTTTTCCACCTTCAGTGTGCTGGCCATTTTGGTGGGCGGTTGGGCCTCCAACAACAAGTACGCGCTTCTCGGGGCGATTCGCTCCGTAGCCCAGGCCGTGGCCTACGAGATTCCTTTGCTTCTTTCGGTCATGAGCGTGGTGCTCATGGTGAATTCGTTCCGGTTCAGTGAATTGGTCATGGCGCAACAGCGCATCTGGTTCGTGTTTCTGCAGCCTGTGGCGGCCATCATTTACTTTATCTGCGCAACAGCGGAAACGAACCGCGCCCCCTTTGACATTCCCGAAGCGGAATCGGAGCTGGTGGCCGGGTTTCATACGGAATACAGCGGCATGCGCTTTGGCCTCTTTTTCTTGGCCGAATACACCAACATGTTTATCGTCTGCGCCGTGGCGACGAGCCTCTTTCTTGGAGGATGGCACGGGCCCTTTGGGTTCAGCTTCAAGATTCCCGGCGTGGTTTGGTTCCTGGCCAAGACGTATGTGCTGCTTTTTGTGCTCATGTGGTTTCGATGGACGTTTCCGCGCGTGCGCTTCGATCAGCTCATGAACTTTTCCTGGAAAGTGCTCATTCCCCTCAGCATGCTCAACCTGGTGATCACGGCCTTGGTGCTCAAGATCGTGTGA
- a CDS encoding NuoI/complex I 23 kDa subunit family protein has product MGYWKDIVLGGWSLIEGMKVTGRALFKPVVTVQYPRKRLEMSPAYRGHIEFKIFPETGTHGCIACGTCQRVCPSNVIKVQGVKAHARSGKIATHYVIDFTRCSLCGLCVESCPTQTLKFSTEFELAGDSRWDGVVDLVLRMEESRS; this is encoded by the coding sequence ATGGGATACTGGAAAGACATCGTGCTGGGAGGCTGGAGCCTCATCGAAGGGATGAAGGTGACGGGCCGGGCTCTTTTCAAGCCGGTGGTCACGGTGCAGTACCCTCGAAAGCGCCTGGAAATGTCCCCGGCATACCGAGGGCACATTGAATTTAAAATTTTCCCGGAAACAGGAACCCACGGTTGTATTGCTTGTGGAACGTGCCAGAGGGTCTGTCCGTCGAACGTGATCAAGGTTCAAGGGGTGAAGGCGCACGCCCGCAGTGGCAAGATCGCCACCCACTATGTCATCGACTTCACGCGCTGTAGCCTCTGCGGACTGTGCGTGGAAAGCTGCCCCACCCAGACCCTGAAGTTTTCTACGGAATTCGAATTGGCCGGCGATTCTCGATGGGATGGTGTGGTGGACTTGGTCTTGAGGATGGAGGAAAGCCGATCATGA
- a CDS encoding NADH-quinone oxidoreductase subunit J family protein, giving the protein MSGSLLVDSLAHAVFWVVVGIVIGGAALAVFPRNIVYNILGLIACLSGVAALFLYLGSFFLALMQLLIYVGAICIAIVFAIMLSRPLHLEVPKRRMPKLAAGIGAASIFFVAIAAVAWKTAWKPAAERGADWTITTIGHLLLTRYALVFEVISLVLLVAIIGAIVTTGFSRRLSS; this is encoded by the coding sequence ATGAGCGGGTCTTTACTTGTCGACAGCTTGGCCCATGCCGTCTTTTGGGTGGTGGTGGGCATTGTCATTGGAGGCGCCGCTCTGGCGGTGTTTCCTCGAAACATTGTTTACAACATCCTAGGCCTCATTGCGTGCCTGAGCGGTGTGGCGGCGCTTTTTCTTTACCTGGGAAGCTTCTTTCTCGCTTTGATGCAGCTTCTAATCTACGTGGGAGCCATCTGCATCGCTATCGTCTTTGCCATCATGCTCTCCCGCCCTCTGCATCTGGAAGTGCCCAAAAGGCGCATGCCCAAACTGGCGGCGGGTATCGGCGCGGCTTCCATTTTCTTTGTGGCCATCGCGGCCGTGGCCTGGAAAACGGCGTGGAAACCGGCGGCGGAACGGGGGGCGGACTGGACCATCACAACCATCGGCCACTTGTTGCTCACGCGCTACGCGCTGGTCTTTGAAGTCATCTCCCTGGTGCTGCTGGTGGCCATCATCGGTGCCATAGTGACCACAGGATTCAGCCGGAGGTTGTCTTCGTGA
- the nuoK gene encoding NADH-quinone oxidoreductase subunit NuoK, with product MNSLSVYLIIAAALFSLGLFGVLMRRNLIGMLISIELMLNGANLNFMAFNRFLAPEPAVGQIVALFVMGIAAAEAAIGLSLILALFRRLRSINIERAQRLRG from the coding sequence GTGAACTCACTCAGCGTCTATTTGATCATCGCGGCGGCACTCTTCAGCCTGGGACTGTTCGGGGTGCTCATGCGCCGAAACCTCATCGGCATGCTCATCTCCATCGAACTCATGCTCAACGGCGCAAATCTCAATTTCATGGCCTTTAACCGCTTTCTGGCGCCCGAGCCGGCTGTGGGTCAGATTGTGGCCCTGTTTGTCATGGGCATTGCGGCGGCGGAGGCGGCCATCGGGTTGAGCCTCATTCTGGCGCTGTTCCGCAGGCTGCGCTCCATCAACATCGAACGGGCTCAGCGGTTGCGCGGCTGA
- a CDS encoding NADH-quinone oxidoreductase subunit 5 family protein, with translation MMWLPHDSVLTAALTCATLPFLSMAVILIFTRAYPRVSCAISVSAITVCLGSTLYLLLTLRHAPEAVEYQWAWIISGDMVIPFGFLLDRLSLLMLTIVAVISFLVQVYSIGYMHGDPGFSRYYAFQSLFAWAMMTMVIAPGMLQLYIFWELVGLASYLLIGYYYEKWSASQAGKKAFVMTRLGDIGFFLGIITVLLGFGDLGIQHMNAAAQAGDIHPWVVTLGALLIFCGVVGKSAQFPLLTWLPDAMEGPTPVSALLHSATMVAAGVYLMSRIFPFFAASPDAMAVALIIGTITMLLASTMAMVTYDIKQVWAYSTVSQLGFMVMSLAAGGYFAGVFHLTTHAGFKALLFLCSGIFIHEYHTNDMREIGQGGGRKLTIPMICMTVGALALAGIFPFSGFFSKEAILGVLAGYPNKIYLGAGLLGALMTAYYSFRLIFFILFPRPSAEGAPHHEDHHSGGHHGHVFWTMAWPCMILATITLGLGFFQNELQGYLLGHGAVAHGHEAPEHGGHGLGHYLLLITAVSLAVGGVFFAYLEFGWKKASQKGFLSKFPAVEALFANRWYMDHFYRKALDLLVYCGFTNIFTRNDRRVIDGGIDGICRFTVGGGRAVSFLQSGMLQYNLVLMVAAIGVLVLVFAL, from the coding sequence ATGATGTGGCTACCGCATGATTCCGTATTAACCGCGGCTTTGACCTGTGCCACTTTACCGTTTCTGTCCATGGCGGTGATCCTCATCTTTACTCGAGCCTACCCGAGAGTCTCGTGCGCCATTTCGGTGAGTGCCATTACGGTGTGTTTGGGCAGTACCCTGTACCTGCTCCTCACGCTGCGCCACGCCCCGGAGGCCGTGGAATACCAATGGGCTTGGATCATTTCCGGCGACATGGTCATTCCCTTTGGATTCCTTTTGGATCGTCTGAGTCTGCTCATGCTGACCATTGTGGCGGTCATCAGTTTTCTCGTGCAGGTCTATTCCATCGGCTACATGCACGGGGATCCCGGCTTCAGCCGCTACTATGCCTTTCAGTCTCTTTTCGCCTGGGCCATGATGACCATGGTCATCGCGCCGGGCATGCTGCAGCTTTACATCTTCTGGGAGCTGGTGGGGCTCGCGTCCTACTTGCTGATCGGCTACTACTATGAAAAGTGGAGCGCGTCGCAGGCCGGTAAGAAGGCCTTTGTCATGACCCGGCTCGGAGACATTGGCTTCTTCTTGGGCATCATCACCGTCCTTTTGGGTTTCGGAGACTTAGGGATTCAACACATGAACGCAGCAGCGCAGGCCGGGGACATTCACCCCTGGGTGGTGACCCTGGGCGCTCTGCTGATCTTTTGCGGCGTAGTGGGCAAAAGCGCCCAGTTTCCGCTCCTGACCTGGTTGCCGGACGCCATGGAAGGTCCCACGCCGGTGAGTGCGTTGCTCCATTCGGCCACCATGGTCGCCGCGGGCGTGTATCTCATGAGTCGCATCTTTCCTTTTTTTGCCGCTTCACCCGATGCCATGGCGGTGGCGCTCATTATCGGCACCATCACCATGCTTTTGGCCTCCACCATGGCTATGGTCACCTATGACATCAAGCAGGTTTGGGCCTACTCCACGGTGAGCCAACTTGGGTTCATGGTCATGAGCCTGGCGGCCGGGGGGTACTTTGCCGGAGTGTTTCACCTGACCACCCATGCCGGTTTCAAAGCCTTGTTGTTCCTGTGTTCCGGCATCTTCATTCACGAGTACCACACCAACGATATGCGGGAAATTGGGCAGGGTGGAGGCCGTAAGTTGACCATTCCCATGATCTGTATGACGGTCGGCGCCCTGGCGTTGGCGGGCATCTTTCCTTTTAGCGGCTTTTTCAGCAAGGAAGCCATTCTCGGCGTGCTGGCCGGGTATCCCAACAAGATTTATCTCGGGGCCGGACTCCTCGGCGCGCTCATGACGGCCTACTACAGTTTCCGGCTGATTTTTTTCATTCTCTTTCCGCGCCCGTCGGCCGAAGGGGCTCCTCATCATGAAGACCATCATAGCGGGGGTCATCATGGCCATGTGTTTTGGACCATGGCCTGGCCGTGCATGATTCTGGCGACCATCACGCTGGGGCTTGGCTTTTTTCAAAACGAATTGCAGGGCTACCTCCTGGGGCACGGAGCCGTGGCCCATGGCCATGAAGCGCCGGAACATGGAGGCCATGGACTGGGCCACTACCTGCTGTTGATCACGGCGGTGAGCTTGGCGGTGGGCGGTGTGTTTTTCGCCTACCTGGAATTTGGCTGGAAAAAGGCCTCGCAAAAAGGGTTTCTCAGCAAGTTTCCGGCTGTGGAAGCGCTTTTTGCCAACCGCTGGTACATGGACCATTTCTACCGCAAGGCTTTGGATCTTTTGGTCTACTGTGGCTTCACCAATATTTTTACGCGAAACGATCGCCGCGTCATCGACGGAGGCATCGACGGCATTTGTCGCTTTACGGTTGGAGGGGGCCGTGCGGTGAGCTTCCTTCAGTCGGGGATGCTCCAATACAATTTGGTGCTCATGGTAGCCGCCATAGGGGTGCTGGTCTTGGTGTTTGCCTTGTAG
- a CDS encoding complex I subunit 4 family protein, translating to MLMTAMEFAQFPILSAILFSTLVALLVILFIPHDRPKLVKQVSLGFAALGLALSLYLYLTFDPQKGGLQFVERVLWVKSLGIYYFLAADGMNVPMILLTAVVLFTGVLTMWELDKRVKEYFALTYLLVAGVYGVFMSMDLFFIFVWYDVSLFPMYPLIAIWGSTRKEYGAMKLTLYLLAGSALILPGILYLWAVAGGTTFDLFELQRLGFDVQVQRIAFVMLYLGFGILAGVWPFHTWSPVGHVAAPTAVSMIHAGVLMKLGAYGILRVGMTLCPEGLVYWADLMALLATIGIVYGAFVGLAQTDLKYVIGYSSVSHMGIVGLGLATMTVDGINGAVFQMFSHGIMTALFFSAVGYIYDKTHTKMIPELGGLSKTMPKASAFFIVAAFCGIGVPCMSSFWAELLVFISAVKTYPVRGILAVSGLVVSALFMLRVVQKTFYGDKNPKWEHIPDVPLFLASPRIILVGILIFYGLFPRLILDVIQSAVVPFVNSL from the coding sequence ATGCTTATGACAGCAATGGAATTTGCGCAGTTTCCGATTCTCTCGGCGATCCTCTTTTCCACGCTGGTGGCCCTTTTGGTCATCCTTTTCATTCCCCATGACCGGCCCAAGTTGGTCAAGCAGGTGAGTCTGGGTTTTGCCGCCCTAGGGCTGGCGCTCAGCCTGTACCTTTACCTGACCTTTGACCCGCAAAAAGGCGGCCTTCAGTTCGTGGAGCGAGTCTTGTGGGTCAAGAGCCTGGGCATTTACTATTTCTTGGCGGCGGACGGCATGAATGTGCCCATGATTCTGCTGACGGCCGTGGTGCTTTTCACAGGCGTGCTCACCATGTGGGAATTGGACAAGCGCGTCAAGGAATACTTTGCCTTGACGTACCTGCTGGTGGCCGGCGTCTATGGCGTCTTCATGAGCATGGACCTGTTCTTTATCTTCGTCTGGTATGATGTTTCGCTCTTTCCCATGTACCCGCTCATTGCCATCTGGGGCAGCACCCGCAAGGAATACGGCGCGATGAAACTCACTCTGTACCTGCTTGCGGGAAGCGCGTTGATCCTTCCGGGCATTCTGTATCTCTGGGCCGTGGCCGGCGGCACCACCTTTGATCTCTTTGAACTGCAGAGATTGGGCTTTGACGTGCAAGTGCAGCGCATCGCCTTTGTCATGCTCTACCTTGGCTTCGGTATTCTTGCGGGTGTGTGGCCGTTCCACACATGGTCTCCCGTGGGCCATGTGGCGGCGCCCACGGCGGTGAGCATGATCCACGCGGGGGTGCTCATGAAACTGGGGGCTTACGGCATTTTGCGCGTGGGCATGACCCTGTGTCCTGAAGGCTTGGTGTACTGGGCGGATCTGATGGCGTTGCTGGCGACCATCGGCATTGTCTACGGAGCCTTTGTGGGTTTGGCCCAGACGGACCTGAAGTATGTGATTGGCTATTCCAGTGTGTCCCACATGGGCATTGTGGGCCTGGGCCTGGCCACCATGACGGTGGATGGCATCAACGGCGCCGTCTTTCAGATGTTTTCTCATGGCATCATGACTGCCCTTTTCTTCTCTGCTGTGGGCTACATCTACGACAAGACCCACACCAAGATGATTCCGGAACTGGGTGGTTTGTCGAAAACCATGCCCAAGGCGTCGGCCTTCTTCATCGTGGCAGCCTTCTGCGGCATCGGCGTGCCGTGCATGAGCAGTTTTTGGGCAGAGCTTTTGGTGTTTATTTCTGCGGTGAAAACCTATCCTGTGCGTGGCATTTTGGCGGTCTCGGGGCTGGTGGTAAGCGCTCTTTTTATGCTGCGTGTGGTGCAGAAAACCTTTTACGGGGACAAGAATCCCAAGTGGGAACACATTCCCGATGTGCCGCTTTTCTTAGCGTCTCCGCGCATTATTTTGGTGGGCATTTTGATTTTCTATGGCCTTTTCCCAAGGCTCATTCTCGACGTGATTCAAAGTGCCGTGGTTCCTTTCGTGAACAGCCTGTAG
- a CDS encoding NADH-quinone oxidoreductase subunit N yields MMKWTLFTPELYYVAVASVFFICSLEKQADPRRLYRWAVPLAGIGLAVTVACARMEGFLFFDSYRVDLFSQVFKVFLALGMFFVVLVCNELQGIEPRKHGEFYFLLSVCTLAMMMLVSAVELLTIYIALELSSYSLYLLVPMRHRADEYVETGIKYFMVGATASALMIFGMGYLFGVTHTTYVADIVQKLPHVLHQPAALVGLLLALGGFFFKQALFPFHIWAPDVYQGAANQVTTYIATASKMAAAAMVIRFVGMSTGQSELLVQILVVLSVLSMTFGNLVAIVQKDIKRLLAYSSIAHAGYMLIGILCMTQRGYSSAVYYALAYLIMNFACFMVIIRVAPDGHNLQIRELAGLHKRSPILAMTLMLALFGLAGIPPTLGFTGKFLVFAAALEKGYLMLVIIGMINATISLYYYLIVIKAAYLLEPVREYPPVRVDPWTRVMSAALVIAMVYVGIFPDRFVALAEATVAVLP; encoded by the coding sequence ATGATGAAATGGACCCTGTTTACCCCTGAACTGTATTATGTGGCCGTGGCGTCCGTGTTTTTCATCTGTTCTTTGGAAAAGCAAGCGGACCCGAGGCGTCTCTACCGCTGGGCGGTGCCTTTGGCGGGCATCGGGCTGGCGGTGACGGTGGCGTGCGCCCGCATGGAGGGGTTCCTGTTTTTCGACTCCTACAGGGTGGATCTGTTCAGCCAAGTGTTCAAGGTGTTCTTGGCCTTGGGAATGTTCTTTGTGGTTCTGGTGTGCAATGAGCTACAGGGCATTGAGCCGAGAAAGCACGGCGAGTTTTACTTTTTGCTCTCCGTCTGCACCCTGGCCATGATGATGCTGGTGAGCGCCGTGGAACTGCTCACCATTTACATTGCCTTGGAACTGTCATCCTATTCGCTCTACCTGCTTGTTCCCATGCGGCACCGGGCCGATGAATACGTGGAGACGGGCATCAAGTATTTCATGGTGGGCGCAACGGCTTCGGCCCTGATGATCTTTGGCATGGGTTATCTCTTCGGCGTCACCCACACCACCTATGTGGCGGACATCGTGCAGAAACTTCCGCACGTTCTGCATCAACCCGCAGCTCTTGTGGGCCTATTGCTGGCGCTTGGCGGCTTTTTCTTCAAGCAGGCCTTGTTCCCGTTTCATATTTGGGCTCCGGACGTCTACCAGGGCGCGGCCAATCAAGTCACCACCTACATTGCCACAGCATCCAAGATGGCGGCTGCGGCCATGGTCATTCGGTTTGTGGGCATGAGCACGGGGCAGTCGGAACTCCTCGTGCAGATCCTCGTGGTGCTCTCGGTCTTGTCCATGACCTTTGGCAACCTGGTGGCCATTGTGCAAAAGGACATCAAGCGGCTCTTGGCCTACTCCAGTATCGCGCATGCCGGCTACATGCTCATCGGCATTCTGTGCATGACCCAGCGGGGCTATTCCAGCGCGGTGTACTACGCTCTGGCCTATCTGATCATGAACTTTGCTTGCTTCATGGTCATCATTCGAGTGGCCCCCGATGGGCACAATCTGCAGATCCGTGAATTGGCGGGCCTGCACAAGCGTTCCCCCATACTAGCCATGACCCTCATGCTGGCGCTCTTTGGCTTGGCCGGCATTCCGCCCACGCTGGGCTTTACAGGAAAGTTTCTGGTCTTTGCGGCTGCCTTGGAAAAGGGATACCTTATGCTGGTCATCATCGGCATGATCAATGCCACCATCTCCCTTTACTACTATCTTATTGTCATCAAAGCTGCCTATCTTCTGGAACCTGTTCGAGAATACCCTCCCGTGCGCGTGGATCCCTGGACGCGGGTTATGAGTGCCGCGCTGGTCATCGCCATGGTGTACGTGGGTATCTTTCCCGATCGCTTTGTGGCGCTTGCGGAGGCGACCGTGGCGGTGCTGCCCTAG
- a CDS encoding NADH-ubiquinone oxidoreductase-F iron-sulfur binding region domain-containing protein — MLERLRDLKQDIREKVRVSVRAAVEMVTPAPKQLDRGPLSSGRAFCDPASKKACVTVCTPRGDCSCDAAALRESLEKALQEHGLEIKVGEAKTGCSGTCSQGPFLGFPQKGFFYLGVPPQAAAEVVRETLVKGRLLFPYLSINPDRSYRPDILYDRFSGLLAAIDESVCMVEVAKYFLDFEEGLSCGKCVPCRLGIRRMAESLERIVGGRATMDDLEQLGILCETMIYAPFCQFAMASTKPVLSAITYFKEEFLEHIEKKECRAGVCQALVEFQRKKAFRERMVAKKKKPSEAALQGADP; from the coding sequence ATGCTGGAACGGTTAAGAGATCTCAAGCAGGATATTCGGGAAAAGGTTCGGGTCAGTGTTCGTGCGGCGGTGGAGATGGTGACGCCAGCGCCAAAGCAACTGGACCGCGGACCGCTTTCGAGTGGGCGGGCCTTTTGTGATCCCGCGTCCAAGAAGGCGTGCGTGACCGTGTGCACTCCGCGAGGGGACTGTTCGTGCGATGCTGCTGCCTTGAGGGAATCTCTGGAAAAGGCTTTGCAGGAACACGGGCTGGAAATCAAGGTCGGAGAGGCCAAGACGGGGTGTTCGGGCACATGCAGCCAGGGACCTTTTCTTGGATTTCCTCAGAAAGGGTTTTTCTATCTGGGTGTGCCTCCGCAGGCGGCCGCAGAAGTTGTCCGTGAGACCCTGGTCAAGGGACGCCTTCTTTTTCCCTACCTTTCCATCAATCCGGACCGTTCCTATCGCCCCGATATCCTGTACGATCGCTTCAGCGGGCTTTTGGCCGCCATCGACGAAAGCGTGTGCATGGTAGAGGTGGCCAAGTACTTTCTGGATTTTGAAGAAGGCCTCTCCTGTGGCAAATGTGTTCCCTGCCGCTTGGGCATTAGAAGGATGGCAGAGAGCCTTGAGCGCATTGTGGGCGGGCGGGCAACCATGGACGATCTGGAGCAGCTTGGCATTCTGTGCGAGACCATGATCTATGCTCCGTTCTGTCAATTCGCCATGGCGAGCACCAAACCGGTGCTGAGCGCGATCACGTATTTTAAGGAGGAGTTTCTGGAGCACATTGAAAAGAAGGAATGCCGCGCCGGAGTCTGTCAAGCTCTGGTGGAATTTCAGAGGAAAAAGGCATTTCGCGAGCGCATGGTGGCAAAGAAAAAAAAGCCAAGTGAGGCGGCTTTGCAAGGCGCGGATCCGTGA